The Molothrus aeneus isolate 106 chromosome 9, BPBGC_Maene_1.0, whole genome shotgun sequence region CAGAATCTCTGGGTTTTACTGCTTTTCTGGCCAAGGACTTTCTGCACAGCAGAAGAGAAACATTCCTGCTTGCTAAGGGGCCTGTGACAGAACAGTATCTTatcaaaaatataataaaagcaAGTACAGCATGGACCAGGAACTTTGGGTTTTGTACTTTTTCTGTCCATACTTACAGCTATAAGAGGTTTAATCTGACTGTATTTGAAAACTGCAACAGCAtgttcaccttttttttttttgggaaatgaCAAATTAAAATCACATTGGAAAAAAGGCTGAGATGTGAGATGGTGGCAAAACCATCCTTACCAAAGGCTTCTAAAATTGTTAGAGATGACAACATCCCCAAAAGCAAGCATAATTAGTCTATTTCTTACTGTAAAACTGTGTCACTTTGCGACGTGATGCAGATGGTATAAAttgctttgaagaaaaatagTAGAATCCCAAAATGCAGTCAAATCAGTAGAGCTATATCCAAGAATTTTGTGGCAGAGCATACAGAATTCTATACTACAAAATGAACAAGGCAAGAACTAATTTAGCTGTATATTACACAGTTACTAAAAATACAAGCAGCAATCTCAAGTAAACGCTAGATCCCTCAGTAGTTAgacaaaattttattatttcatttattagAAAGAAACAATCCACAATAACTTGTCCTAAATTAAGTTTTTAAATGCATAAGACATGATAAGCTAACACCAGTTCAAAACGGAGCtgagaaaaactaaattatCCTTGTGACTATCAGCCCTATTTctaccatgaaaaaaaaacccacacaaacaaAAAGGTAATGGAGAaccacaaaaagaaacaaaataaactaaaaaggaaaaaaccaaaatctaaTGAAAGGTGTACAGTTTTTCAGTATGAGCTCTGGAAACCACTCATGCACTGGATTGAACAATTTATTTCTGAACTCTTTCCATCATACATGTTGACTTTCAAAAAGGTTTTTTGATAGAAGTAGCACAATCAGAACTAAATGAATCcaaatgtttgtgtgtgtaatgcaaacccccaaatttaaaataaatatttgctacTAACATGTCATATAGAATaaataacaattttatttttaaaaagtgcacaGAAATAGATCATTAGCACACATCAGTATTTGTTAAGATGGATAAGCATTTGCAAATAAAAGGTCCGTATTCAACACATTACTAACAACTAATAATGAAATAGAATGGGTATTGCCTATGCATAAACAAACTTAAAGTTTTGGtcaaaaaatacatattatttaaGTAACAATTGTAAATCACATATTTAACTGAAtgtactattttaaaaaaacatagcATATATCTACAAAACTTACTAGAATTTAGAACTGAAATTAAACCAGGAATTTTTTCTTGTATAATCCTGTATCAGCTGAATATTTACATGTGTTTTACTTGAGGCACAAGCCATCTTAttgaacagcagctctggaactCAGACAAATACTTAAATATCTCACTGGAGCTGTGTCACCAGGGTATATCAGCACATTCAGAGCTTAAACTATACCTCTATCTAAAAATTTTTTCtactcatatttttaaaatactactATAGTGTATTCCTGAGCATAATGATGAGATGTAGAGAAAAGTGGCTGGATGGGACAGCCTTGTGGTGGCAACTCTCCCATGTAGTGTAGGGCTATACTGGGGCTAAACTGCAGGGGAAGAAAGAGAATGAATCTAATGATCTCAATTTTTGCCTGTTTTAATAGGTTAGATATCATTGAATTGAAAGATAATCTGTGATCACCTGCATTTACCATGGACTAAAAGGACTCAGGTAAGATTTTACAGGCCAGGACATTCACAGACCCATTGTGTGCATACCCCACACATacacacctgctgctgctgccatgcacTTGGCtttgccctgctgtgccatggaGAACACAAAGGTTTCTGTCAGCAACACCAGCTCCATTCCCCACGTGTGCCCAGCCACTGGGAAACAGCAGTGGCTCTCCTGTTTCTCCTGCCCACAACAGATGTCTTCCTAGGGAAGAATTAACATCAAAAAATTTAATCTGTTAAAATAGTGTAAGGCCTCAATGGCTTTGCCTCCAACAAGACTGGGAGCTCAATCCTGACAAGTTTCTCTACTATAAAATAGATTAAAGAATTCAGCCAAACATTGTTACATATGCATCTTTCAAAAACTGCAAATAATTCCGGATGCTCTGGTTCTTGATCACTGACTTCTGTAGGCTGGTCTCCAGCTCTTTCAAATGTACTTCATGGTGCTTTTCAttctaatgaaaaaagaaaaatgcacagaaacttagaaacaaaatataaatcaaTCAAGACACAAAGAACCTAATTTTTATAGCTTTGTTTACCTGTAAATGTTTTCAGAGGTTCCACAAAAGCAAAGGTGTTAAAGCTTCAAAGGATTGAAGCTTTTATTTATGTTCAGTCAGGACCAAACTGAACATGTTTGGATAGACTTAAATCAAAAAAAGCCCTacaataatttataaaaattataaattcagATTACTGGCATTaactcaggaaagaaaaacaagctaTCACTACATCATTATAGTATTGTTATGCACCTAATCAAATGTAGATATGCTTACTGAACACAATTGATCTGAGGGAAATTACAACTTCAtactttatttttgtcttgCAGGGAAAACTCAACTGAGTAAGAGTTGTAAATTCAATATTATTCAAGTGATTTAGTTAGACTGGACTTCTGTGAGGTTGGTGGGAAATGTCAATGTACAAAGTATATTGTCAAGTTGAACTCATTTACTGCTCTGAAAAGTGTGTCTCAACTGTATTAGTAGTGTGTTTTCAGTAAAAGGAACTTGTTTTTGTAAATGGCAAGTGATTTCTTGAATCACAAACAGCATTATTTACTCACATGGTGAAATAAGAAgaggagttgttttttttcttcttgcttctttCTCACTTCAGCTTCAAGAAGTAGCAGTTTTGTCTGAAAGGCTTGTTCTTTGTatgatattttttcccattcttcaGCTACCTATAAAAGTAATGAGAAAGaaaggatatatatatatatatacacacaatgtatttataaattatatatgtattacatatatatttactcttaaaacccaaataaaattattttcttatctcTTAACATTAATAGCTCTATTTCCTAATCTTTAATTGAATACTTAACTTATTTCACATGCACAGGTATTTAACAAACCTGAGAAATATTCTGGCTAAATTTGAAAGCTGTTtcaatttgggaaaaaaaaaaagtaatacagTGGGAGTGGAAGAATTTTTAGCTTATTTTCAAGTTAAGCcaaaattttagttttctgaaaaccaaagaaatatCTTCAgtagtgaaaaaaatcagatggttatttctacattttcaatctgaaattacattttttctgaTTAAACTAATATAATTCACTACAATGTAAATTCCTACATTTCCTCTTGAATTTTTTGATAGATTGTTTGCATAATTTCTATAAATTATAATATTCTGCTTAATATAGAAAGAATGCAAAATCTTCCTCTAAAAGGAGAAGGATTTCAACACCAACATTCTTGTGGGCATTTAATACAAAGAAAAAGTAAGATTAAGCTTTTGTACAGAAACTTTTTGCCATATGTGTGGGATTTAATATAAGGTGGTTAAAGAATTTTGAtttgtcaattaaaaaaaagatcatAAAACATTGGCAAATTGAAACTTGGTATTTACTTCCATAGTATCCAAACTTGATAAAGAAATTGAATTGTTCCATCCTTACTTAAACATGCAGAAATTCACAGTAATTTTTAGTAGTTCTCCCTACATGCAAAATAGTCTTGTCCCATAACTTTTCTCAagctcatttttaatgtcatttttaaatagaaagtaGAAAACAAGATTGAGAGATGTATTAAATCACCAATaccatttttctcccttcttccaAAGCAGATTCAAGTTGTCTGGTCAATGCATTATATTCTGCAATTTTCTCTTCAAGCTGCAATTTACTGCTCTGAAGACTCTCATCTTCTTTCCTGAGCTGGTGAGCAAGTTCTTCATTCTGATATTCCATCTGTCCTAAGTGTCTTTACACAAAACAGATAAGTGCATTAAAATTCACTACAGCAGAAAAGTGTAGTAATGAATTTTGATCAGATTCTTCAAATTACCTTTGAAGATCTCCATATTTCTTCTGAATGTTACAGATCTCTTCTTCTAAGTAAAGATTGCCCATAGAAGTTACACTATGGTTATCCTGTGAAAATGATAATTTGTTTCTAGTTGAAGAGACCTGTATACAGGATCTTAATGGAGTCAAGTAAGTCTGTCTATTAAAATCCATCAAAAAATTTAACTGTAATTTCAGATAAATGCTATATTTATTCAGACAAATGCTATACTATAATCAAGTAAATATTATCTTGCATTATTGTACCTTGTAAAATTATCTTAAATTAGTAAAATACAGCTAAAGTTGGAGACTAAAATTTTGTATGAACACTTTAAGGCTGAAAACCCCCTATGTAACAAAGTCCTAAAAAACTCCATGTGCTGCCCATGCAGCCTTGTGTATCAGGGCCAGCTAAAAAGGCTCCCTCACACTACAGTCACAGGAAGCATACAAATAACACTTCATACACATATGGTTATCACAGGAGAACAGTGCAGCACAGCCGAAGAATTTCGGAATGCATAGAATGTGAAAAAAGACAAGTTCGTGAAAAAAGATAcatcagcagcagaagctgaTGAAGAAGAAGACAGTCTTCTCCAGCCCAGAATCCAGAGTGCTAAACTTTTACACATTTTCCTTCAAATCTCAGTAGCAATAAGATTATTGCTCCTTGTTGCACCCATCAGCAGCATGTTAGCAATAAACAGGCACATCAACAGCCTGTGGGTGCCATCATTTACAGGGGTGAGCAGCACCATTCTTTGGACTACCTCAGGCAGTCCCATCCAGCAATTTGAGCTCATCTGCCTGATTGTGTTTATCAGAATTGCAGGCTGTTCAGGTAGCAGCACACTGGTAGTAGCAGAAATTAGTCCAGATGAACCCAGGAGAGGTTTTCTGCAGAAGGAGCAATTGCTCCAAAATGAATTTTCCTAAATTCTGGTCATAGAGTCAAGGGTAAAGTACATCAATCACCAAGACTTAATGCTGAAATTTAACTACTGTTCCACCAGACTAGTGATTATATTCCCAATTATTTTGCTATACTTAAGAGGTTCTTCTCCACTTTTTCAAGTAAACATGTAGTTAATTAAAATGACATTCATCATTTTATATGATGTATAAATTTTGCACCTCAAAATTAATTATTGTTTAAGTACTTGATTTAAGAGTTTATGAACATTCCTGGAAGAATCAAAAATCAAGAGCAATGTTTTATATAAAGTCTGTAGGACCACAGAGACTCACATTACTTCAGCTGTAGTTTTCCTACTGACATAGCAGGATAGGCCCCTTTCCCACCCTACTAACTTAAAAATCTTTGTCATTTATGCTCTTCTAACTTAAAAGCACattaaaataaagacaaaaaacaataacaaaaaaaccccaaacctaccCTGCCATAGAAATTGatgtcagagaaaaaaaaagtccaggaaaattcattttcagGCTTTAGAGAAAATACAAGCATTAGTGTTAAATACAGCTAAAAATTGCAATTATCCtattaaagcatattttaaaagtacttaCTCAactaaaaaattttaaaatgttatacATCATGAAGAATATAATTTATCTAATTAAATATTGTATGGTTTATAAATTtgccattaaaaacaaaactaatgTAGAATTAAATTGTTCTACTAAATACAAAAATTATCTAGACTTGCATTCATTTCCAGGGAAGAATTCTGCAACACATCTCAGGACATAAGAATTCAAAAAGatcaaaaatatattcattataAAAGTTACAAGCCTTATCACATAATGAATTCACATAAATACAGTTGGCAATAGTTTTATTTGCATTATCTGATTTCCACAGAAATTGATTTATGATGATTTCCACAGAAATTTTgatttatgaagaaaataacaaaggaaACCTCACCACTGTCACACACACCAATAGGAAAATGCCCCAGTGACATTTTACCACgtaattttctcatttatctTTAGAAATTAGCATGTTCTAACCACCTGAAGCTCCAGCTCCCTGAGGgttttgcatttctgtgcacAGATCCTTTCCCAGGCCAGAAGTTTTTGCTGATTTTCCTCAGCTGCTTTCAGCAAGTCACAAACATGTTCTAACTCCTTTAACTCAGCCTCCATTTTGTGCCTCACCTGCATAGTAGCatcacaggagaaaaatgtaaatgtaaaacCATAAATTAATTGTAATACGTAATGGATTTTCATGTAGGTAATAAAGCTAAAATTCTATACAATATGTCACCTATtttataaaatactgaaaaagatACAAGTTCTTTTCTGATACTTAAGAATGTGCTGTCTTCCAGTGTTCAGCTCCATCTGCTGAAAAATTTATAACTCATCTTTGTATGGAGTCAATCTTAACTGttagttaaaaagaaaagaacttaTAATACGTTTGCTTCCATGTGCAACTTTCACAACTGTTCTGTCAAAAAGATAGTTTCAAAATCATCAATGATAAAATCATACTTTTGAAAGTGATAAAGGAATTCTGCAATTCTAAAATAGTAGCCAAAATACTTAGTAATTGCACTAGAAATCATTGCTCCATTGTTTGCAATTGTGTAGTATCCAAAAAGCACCAGCTTTAGATAGCAGTCAGTAAAACTCAGAAATTTAAAACCAAGAGACAGTACCTTGTGACTTCTAACAAGATCACAAAAATGTAGAAAAGATCTGTGTTCTACAGAATTATTTGGAAACATTCTTTACTACTGAAAAACTTACCTTATCTGCTTCTAagcatttgttttctgttatttttttgttttcatttaagaCTGTTTCATATCTGGATTTCAATTCTTCCACAGCAATTTGTCTTTTTTGTACCTAGGACAACATACATTATTCACATACATTTGCAAGGTCCTTcatttaaatatagaaaaggTAGAATCATTAGTATGAAGCATAAAGGAAAACCTCTGACTTCTAAGCAGTATCTcaaaatttattatttgaagttatttattttcattaccCTACTTGTCACAGGAAGTACAAATTGGTTACCAGGTAAAGAGCACTGTCATATCAGCAGTGTGTTATGAGCAATGCAGAATGAGCTACAGCTGTGCTGTAGAAACAGCCAGTGTAACTCACACCTCTGTCCCCAAATAACAGCTGTCACTGACACTTCCCATCTGGAGTCACTACAGCCCTGACCTAGAGAATTCACTCCACTCACTGCTTAAGACTGGCTGTTACTTGGAACTACATCTACCATCTTGAAGCTGGCAGCAACTTTAATTATGATGAGGCATTCCAAAGACAAGGCTCTCTGGCTCTACTCTAGATTTTGTATtatgtctttcttttctcttgtcagtgattaaaaaaaaaatcagtaagtgAAGAATGTCAATGAAATTGTGTCTATACTATAGCATAAATAGACACATATTTGAATCAATGTTCTAAAACTTCTGTGTGAATGAAGTCAAATACAAAAAATGAATTGATAAAAAGCCCATTATAAGTTTGATTTATTTGTTTCGCTGGTATTTCTTTGTGGATTTCcccactgaaataaaacaacTCATATAACCCTATACTCATAACCTTAATATATATTTCTTGAATGAACTTGGATTTCTTGAGCTTACTTGAATACTGATATGCTCTTAGGAACATGAAGATAAAACATGGCCAAGTAGAGGTAAAATATCATCAGTATATCCACTGAAGACATCAGAGTCAAACTTTTTAAACATCTGGTTTACTGGGTCACTAACCCGCTTTTTAGCAAGCAAATCTTGTCAAAGCAATCTTGTCTTGTTGGCTTCAATGAGCTTCAAGTGGGCTTCACACAATTCAGTACAGACAATGTGTACCTGTAACTGTGTGGAGACTATTCTTCCATATGGTCTGTAATAGCAATTTCTTCTTTCATACTCAATATTACAAAAATACTACAATCCCCATGACAACAAAATGGATTTATTACAAACAAAACCTTTATCATTTCCTCAAAATGgcttacaaattaaaaaaaaaacacttgaaGATTTCAAACATGGTAAGTCACCTCATTTTTACTGTGTTCTACAAGGTTTTCCTgtagctttgctttttcttgaaGATGAAGCAACTCATATTCAACAGATGCTGTACTTTTCTCCAATGTAGCAAGGGAAGCCTTgatcaaaaatagaaaatataaaaatgttaagAGTGTTACATTCTACAATATATTACCAGCAAGTGACTGGCACTAGGAAGAGTGATGTAAGTATTTTTCCTGTCAAACAAAAATGATAGTCTATAGTTCATTTGTCAGCTCATCAGAACACTTATATCAGATGATAAAACCTGCAAACTCTttcaaaattgaaattaaaCTCAGTTCTTTCATTTGAAAGTTTAACAAACATAAAAGAACAATTTCTACTTAAGAAATTGTGCAGTTATTGACAGTAAAATAAACAGCATTCGGATTAAGCAGATATATCATCAGACAACTCTGTTCCTAGATTTGCCACAAATTTCCACTGGAGAATTTTCAGTATCTCATTTGTCCTTACTATTATAAACGGATGGCAAACTTATTCTGCAGGTCTGGGGTCTCTAGACAAAAGGTCAAAAGAGAATTAATATAGTTGCTTCATTAATGTGTGAGAAATGTATAGCCATTCAACAATGATTTATAATCTCacctttaattttttgttttcaaggtaaatattttcattttcagagttAACAGAATTTAGCTTTCCAAGAATTTCCTTTTCTGAGtttcttctccatttctcccttctttccatGTCTTCCATCAGGCCTCGGATCTGACTTGTAAGACAGGCAAGTTCTCTATATTACACAATGCTTCCAAAACTCTCACTATGAAAATTAAACTGAACCTTAACACATTCCCCttcataatatatatatatatataaaagggAGAATGCATTTATGCATCCAAAGAAAGGATTATCTGCTTATATTCTGAAATAAACTCTCTGCAAGAGGAGAGTTTCTACTCCAAGGAAGGTGTCTTAGCTCAGTTATAGAACACCAAATGATACTTCCAAGAGAACTATGCATATGCACACTGTACAAAATATAATTATACTGAATTTATAGGGCATATCACATAATGTCCTACTAAGAACACTCATTAGCTACTTTAGGAATGTTACTTTCTATTATTAAAAGCAGCAAACTGTGCTAGGCctcattttttgcttttttttggttaatAAAGTTCACAAAATTTGCTTTGCTGTTTAGTCAGCCACACACTGCGTAGTAGAACAAGTCTTGTTAGAATGGCACATTTCAAGTAAAGACTTGTATTTTCAGCTGAAACgaaaacagcaaaaaccagCTGGAAGCAGAATGAGTATTTGTTCTTTCTTAGATGCCTTCCTATATACACTGGACCAACAATGGGCTAGACAGATTTCTGGACTGATGTCATCTACCTGCCCTGtggttaaattttaaaatctgctgcaaatattttcagaaaagccAGATTTTCTGGTACAAAAGCAAAATACTTAAGCCATTTTAATGTGAGCTGTTAAATACTTGAGCATGAATCAAGATCTCTGTGAAATAAACATTATCTTGGACCTAGAATAAAGGCATCTAACAGTTTCTTTTGCTGGTTTAAATTATAGTCTATATTTCTAACAACAGAAATGGTAAAAGGACATTTGTCATTGTCTGCTCAAAAAATAACATATCCTTCACGTACATTAAGATTTGACTGTGTAATTTAAATAAGGTTGGataattttgttctgcttttccttaCATGAGTGAACTGTTCGAATGGCATCTGAGAGGAACCCTTCTCTATCCTCTACTGAGGTCAGACATTAGTGGAACTGAAATAATTTGGCCATCACTAGTCTGAAGTAGGACTTACAAGACaaagaacctttttctattcTGTAAACAAAAGGGTTAACACTCAAGCTTTTGAATCAGTTATTAGATAAGTGGTTATGTGGAGGCCTCATAGGAGCTGCCAGCAAGTTCAGGCTGATCAGAAGAATGCAGGAAAAGGAATATGTTTCTTACTGGTAAAG contains the following coding sequences:
- the ODF2L gene encoding protein BCAP, yielding MSSSSRASLSLPVHDCSAPSLDFDLQEKFILHTVEGKTRVLPGETGKLCSLIQPDKKDCHRTTKAIQDGKCFTDLSKESDSLEHQLDSKTIDTWMQELSESEIQNTNLRKKILEREKQIKELSSMLQCEKIKIQRRDHLSKSVKEVQAHLQHQIERKEAENYELKVKMQTLKNKIAEWKHQIGEYKCQKLALKETNEQKKIALEKAIRSQKQRAQCLEEAVKDVTSKIKEHEVKLGEILSASDVWKNQHDRIVEEKAMLEVQIEDHENQIRGLMEDMERREKWRRNSEKEILGKLNSVNSENENIYLENKKLKASLATLEKSTASVEYELLHLQEKAKLQENLVEHSKNEVQKRQIAVEELKSRYETVLNENKKITENKCLEADKVRHKMEAELKELEHVCDLLKAAEENQQKLLAWERICAQKCKTLRELELQPENEFSWTFFFSDINFYGRDNHSVTSMGNLYLEEEICNIQKKYGDLQRHLGQMEYQNEELAHQLRKEDESLQSSKLQLEEKIAEYNALTRQLESALEEGRKMVAEEWEKISYKEQAFQTKLLLLEAEVRKKQEEKKQLLFLFHHNEKHHEVHLKELETSLQKSVIKNQSIRNYLQFLKDAYVTMFG